The Mytilus galloprovincialis chromosome 4, xbMytGall1.hap1.1, whole genome shotgun sequence genome contains a region encoding:
- the LOC143073323 gene encoding leucine-rich repeat-containing protein 27-like isoform X8: MMHIKQQFEDRYVDDNEEDESGSEESESSEIERLDTATPVESYDNVPTETPTERGIAKTKKAEELILKIIGQTKALGSNTLDLGSKGVRQIPSELLELSQLEYLYLEGNELCSLPDDFFDKLPNLVWLDIRRNGLLRLPSVYTGRHQNLRNLLLEGNNLRSLPLELGLIKSLNGLNISGNPIEFPPGEIIEKGTNEILKFLREMLLAKSQGRLTTSLNGGTGENGEDSSSSSEDWQDERDLRDWAKIQHRSLSMEDNKSTTTKSSEFGLIPHSAELHRPVSYTEIKQEKTDKIIKAGAMGTVERRPKSGKIRPKSSPQRRQSANNSVLSWKVNPYPEPPPADYVHFKMNEERQLAKVKDFKEKTDAILQRRKDENVLKEWRHETKIKQQKRQIEIMRSGKKDYTDPVEKAPFDIDENHIKVMSNEERIKQDVKTAHERLRRQLSPASRQKVEEEKAARIKELEKKIKLHTSSMHARRKQQKGTPQEEMEAARRDLEIVKNLQKDLLKRYQELKAWTTDGDFENTPTRIRVVIPRLYYFPEY, translated from the exons ATGATGCATATAAAACAGCAGTTCGAAGACAGATACGTAGATGACAATGAGGAGGATGAGTCTGGTTCGGAAGAATCAGAATCAAGCGAAATCGAAAGACTTGACACTGCAACTCCAGTCGAATCCTACGACAATGTACCTACAGAAACGCCCACTGAAAGAGGAATAGCAAAAACAAAAAAGGCCGAAGAATTAATTTTAAAGATTATCGGTCAAACTAAAGCCCTAGGCTCAAACACTTTAGATCTAGGATCAAAGGGTGTACGACAAATACCCAGTGAACTCTTAGAATTATCTCAATTAGAG TACCTGTATTTGGAAGGGAATGAGTTATGCAGTCTGCCTGATGATTTCTTTGATAAACTTCCTAACCTTGTGTGGTTGGACATAAGAAGAAATGGATTGCTACGTTTACCAAGTGTTTACACTGGAAGACATCAAAATCTTAGAAATCTTCTGCTGGAAGGAAATAATTTACGTAGTTTGCCATTAGAATTGG gTTTAATCAAATCATTAAATGGACTGAACATCAGCGGCAATCCAATAGAATTTCCTCCAGGGGAGATAATAGAGAAGGGAACCAATGAAATTCTCAAATTTCTTAGAGAAATGCTTCTTGCCAAGTCACAGGGGCGTCTCACAACTAGTCTAAATGGGGGTACAG GAGAAAATGGGGAGGATAGTAGTAGTAGCTCAGAGGACTGGCAGGATGAAAGAGATTTACGAGACTGGGCTAAGATACAACATAGATCTTTGTCAATGGAGGATAATAAAAGTACTACAACAAAATCTTCAGAATTTGGACTGATACCTCATTCTGCAGAGCTACATAGACCAGTTAGttatacagaaataaaacaagaaaaaactgataaaataataaaagcaGGTGCCATGGGAACAGTAGAAAG GAGGCCtaaaagtggtaaaattagaCCTAAGAGTAGTCCACAAAG ACGACAGTCCGCCAATAACAGTGTTTTATCATGGAAAGTTAATCCCTATCCAGAGCCCCCTCCAGCAgattatgttcattttaaaatgaatgaaGAAAGACAGCTTGCCAAGGTCaaagattttaaagaaaaaacagatgCCATATTGCAGAGAAGAAA AGATGAAAATGTTCTGAAAGAATGGAgacatgaaacaaaaataaaacaacagaaacGTCAAATTGAGATCATGAGATCAGGGAAAAAAG ACTATACAGATCCTGTAGAAAAGGCACCATTTGATATTGACGAGAATCATATTAAAGTAATGTCCAATGAAGAAAGGATTAAG caAGATGTAAAGACTGCCCATGAAAGGTTAAGACGGCAATTGTCTCCAGCAAGCAGACAGAAAGTAGAGGAAGAAAA AGCTGCAAGAATAAAAGAGTTAGAAAAGAAGATAAAACTACATACATCATCGATGCATGCTAGGAGGAAACAACAGAAGGGTACACCTCAGGAGGAAATGGAAGCTGCCAGGAGAGATTTGGAAATT GTGAAAAATCTTCAAAAAGATTTGCTGAAACGGTATCAGGAACTGAAGGCCTGGACTACAG ATGGTGATTTTGAGAACACCCCTACTCGAATTCGAGTGGTTATTCCAAGACTATATTATTTCCCTGAGTATTAA
- the LOC143073323 gene encoding leucine-rich repeat-containing protein 27-like isoform X5: protein MMHIKQQFEDRYVDDNEEDESGSEESESSEIERLDTATPVESYDNVPTETPTERGIAKTKKAEELILKIIGQTKALGSNTLDLGSKGVRQIPSELLELSQLEYLYLEGNELCSLPDDFFDKLPNLVWLDIRRNGLLRLPSVYTGRHQNLRNLLLEGNNLRSLPLELGLIKSLNGLNISGNPIEFPPGEIIEKGTNEILKFLREMLLAKSQGRLTTSLNGGTGENGEDSSSSSEDWQDERDLRDWAKIQHRSLSMEDNKSTTTKSSEFGLIPHSAELHRPVSYTEIKQEKTDKIIKAGAMGTVESFHCLNERNKVRTHFPTIRVSISRRNHQSGDYSFHQGHKKHEEQNPILPLIEIKITKKRLTKPYVPDHTRRQSANNSVLSWKVNPYPEPPPADYVHFKMNEERQLAKVKDFKEKTDAILQRRKDENVLKEWRHETKIKQQKRQIEIMRSGKKDYTDPVEKAPFDIDENHIKVMSNEERIKQDVKTAHERLRRQLSPASRQKVEEEKAARIKELEKKIKLHTSSMHARRKQQKGTPQEEMEAARRDLEIVKNLQKDLLKRYQELKAWTTGRMTAKLFSKK, encoded by the exons ATGATGCATATAAAACAGCAGTTCGAAGACAGATACGTAGATGACAATGAGGAGGATGAGTCTGGTTCGGAAGAATCAGAATCAAGCGAAATCGAAAGACTTGACACTGCAACTCCAGTCGAATCCTACGACAATGTACCTACAGAAACGCCCACTGAAAGAGGAATAGCAAAAACAAAAAAGGCCGAAGAATTAATTTTAAAGATTATCGGTCAAACTAAAGCCCTAGGCTCAAACACTTTAGATCTAGGATCAAAGGGTGTACGACAAATACCCAGTGAACTCTTAGAATTATCTCAATTAGAG TACCTGTATTTGGAAGGGAATGAGTTATGCAGTCTGCCTGATGATTTCTTTGATAAACTTCCTAACCTTGTGTGGTTGGACATAAGAAGAAATGGATTGCTACGTTTACCAAGTGTTTACACTGGAAGACATCAAAATCTTAGAAATCTTCTGCTGGAAGGAAATAATTTACGTAGTTTGCCATTAGAATTGG gTTTAATCAAATCATTAAATGGACTGAACATCAGCGGCAATCCAATAGAATTTCCTCCAGGGGAGATAATAGAGAAGGGAACCAATGAAATTCTCAAATTTCTTAGAGAAATGCTTCTTGCCAAGTCACAGGGGCGTCTCACAACTAGTCTAAATGGGGGTACAG GAGAAAATGGGGAGGATAGTAGTAGTAGCTCAGAGGACTGGCAGGATGAAAGAGATTTACGAGACTGGGCTAAGATACAACATAGATCTTTGTCAATGGAGGATAATAAAAGTACTACAACAAAATCTTCAGAATTTGGACTGATACCTCATTCTGCAGAGCTACATAGACCAGTTAGttatacagaaataaaacaagaaaaaactgataaaataataaaagcaGGTGCCATGGGAACAGTAGAAAG CTTTCACTGCCTCAATGAAAGAAACAAAGTAAGGACTCACTTTCCAACCATCCGTGTTAGTATCTCGCGCCGAAATCATCAGAGTGGTGACTACAG CTTCCACCAGGGTCATAAAAAACATGAGGAACAAAATCCGATTCTTCCTCTAATTGAAATAAAGATCACCAAGAAAAGACTTACAAAGCCATATGTTCCAGACCACACAAG ACGACAGTCCGCCAATAACAGTGTTTTATCATGGAAAGTTAATCCCTATCCAGAGCCCCCTCCAGCAgattatgttcattttaaaatgaatgaaGAAAGACAGCTTGCCAAGGTCaaagattttaaagaaaaaacagatgCCATATTGCAGAGAAGAAA AGATGAAAATGTTCTGAAAGAATGGAgacatgaaacaaaaataaaacaacagaaacGTCAAATTGAGATCATGAGATCAGGGAAAAAAG ACTATACAGATCCTGTAGAAAAGGCACCATTTGATATTGACGAGAATCATATTAAAGTAATGTCCAATGAAGAAAGGATTAAG caAGATGTAAAGACTGCCCATGAAAGGTTAAGACGGCAATTGTCTCCAGCAAGCAGACAGAAAGTAGAGGAAGAAAA AGCTGCAAGAATAAAAGAGTTAGAAAAGAAGATAAAACTACATACATCATCGATGCATGCTAGGAGGAAACAACAGAAGGGTACACCTCAGGAGGAAATGGAAGCTGCCAGGAGAGATTTGGAAATT GTGAAAAATCTTCAAAAAGATTTGCTGAAACGGTATCAGGAACTGAAGGCCTGGACTACAG GGAGGATGACAGCTAAATTGTTTTCTAAAAAATGA
- the LOC143073323 gene encoding leucine-rich repeat-containing protein 27-like isoform X4: MMHIKQQFEDRYVDDNEEDESGSEESESSEIERLDTATPVESYDNVPTETPTERGIAKTKKAEELILKIIGQTKALGSNTLDLGSKGVRQIPSELLELSQLEYLYLEGNELCSLPDDFFDKLPNLVWLDIRRNGLLRLPSVYTGRHQNLRNLLLEGNNLRSLPLELGLIKSLNGLNISGNPIEFPPGEIIEKGTNEILKFLREMLLAKSQGRLTTSLNGGTGENGEDSSSSSEDWQDERDLRDWAKIQHRSLSMEDNKSTTTKSSEFGLIPHSAELHRPVSYTEIKQEKTDKIIKAGAMGTVESFHCLNERNKVRTHFPTIRVSISRRNHQSGDYSFHQGHKKHEEQNPILPLIEIKITKKRLTKPYVPDHTRRQSANNSVLSWKVNPYPEPPPADYVHFKMNEERQLAKVKDFKEKTDAILQRRKDENVLKEWRHETKIKQQKRQIEIMRSGKKDYTDPVEKAPFDIDENHIKVMSNEERIKQDVKTAHERLRRQLSPASRQKVEEEKAARIKELEKKIKLHTSSMHARRKQQKGTPQEEMEAARRDLEIVKNLQKDLLKRYQELKAWTTGCGDFLPMIAT; encoded by the exons ATGATGCATATAAAACAGCAGTTCGAAGACAGATACGTAGATGACAATGAGGAGGATGAGTCTGGTTCGGAAGAATCAGAATCAAGCGAAATCGAAAGACTTGACACTGCAACTCCAGTCGAATCCTACGACAATGTACCTACAGAAACGCCCACTGAAAGAGGAATAGCAAAAACAAAAAAGGCCGAAGAATTAATTTTAAAGATTATCGGTCAAACTAAAGCCCTAGGCTCAAACACTTTAGATCTAGGATCAAAGGGTGTACGACAAATACCCAGTGAACTCTTAGAATTATCTCAATTAGAG TACCTGTATTTGGAAGGGAATGAGTTATGCAGTCTGCCTGATGATTTCTTTGATAAACTTCCTAACCTTGTGTGGTTGGACATAAGAAGAAATGGATTGCTACGTTTACCAAGTGTTTACACTGGAAGACATCAAAATCTTAGAAATCTTCTGCTGGAAGGAAATAATTTACGTAGTTTGCCATTAGAATTGG gTTTAATCAAATCATTAAATGGACTGAACATCAGCGGCAATCCAATAGAATTTCCTCCAGGGGAGATAATAGAGAAGGGAACCAATGAAATTCTCAAATTTCTTAGAGAAATGCTTCTTGCCAAGTCACAGGGGCGTCTCACAACTAGTCTAAATGGGGGTACAG GAGAAAATGGGGAGGATAGTAGTAGTAGCTCAGAGGACTGGCAGGATGAAAGAGATTTACGAGACTGGGCTAAGATACAACATAGATCTTTGTCAATGGAGGATAATAAAAGTACTACAACAAAATCTTCAGAATTTGGACTGATACCTCATTCTGCAGAGCTACATAGACCAGTTAGttatacagaaataaaacaagaaaaaactgataaaataataaaagcaGGTGCCATGGGAACAGTAGAAAG CTTTCACTGCCTCAATGAAAGAAACAAAGTAAGGACTCACTTTCCAACCATCCGTGTTAGTATCTCGCGCCGAAATCATCAGAGTGGTGACTACAG CTTCCACCAGGGTCATAAAAAACATGAGGAACAAAATCCGATTCTTCCTCTAATTGAAATAAAGATCACCAAGAAAAGACTTACAAAGCCATATGTTCCAGACCACACAAG ACGACAGTCCGCCAATAACAGTGTTTTATCATGGAAAGTTAATCCCTATCCAGAGCCCCCTCCAGCAgattatgttcattttaaaatgaatgaaGAAAGACAGCTTGCCAAGGTCaaagattttaaagaaaaaacagatgCCATATTGCAGAGAAGAAA AGATGAAAATGTTCTGAAAGAATGGAgacatgaaacaaaaataaaacaacagaaacGTCAAATTGAGATCATGAGATCAGGGAAAAAAG ACTATACAGATCCTGTAGAAAAGGCACCATTTGATATTGACGAGAATCATATTAAAGTAATGTCCAATGAAGAAAGGATTAAG caAGATGTAAAGACTGCCCATGAAAGGTTAAGACGGCAATTGTCTCCAGCAAGCAGACAGAAAGTAGAGGAAGAAAA AGCTGCAAGAATAAAAGAGTTAGAAAAGAAGATAAAACTACATACATCATCGATGCATGCTAGGAGGAAACAACAGAAGGGTACACCTCAGGAGGAAATGGAAGCTGCCAGGAGAGATTTGGAAATT GTGAAAAATCTTCAAAAAGATTTGCTGAAACGGTATCAGGAACTGAAGGCCTGGACTACAG GGTGTGGTGATTTTTTGCCAATGATTGCCACATAG
- the LOC143073323 gene encoding leucine-rich repeat-containing protein 27-like isoform X1, giving the protein MMHIKQQFEDRYVDDNEEDESGSEESESSEIERLDTATPVESYDNVPTETPTERGIAKTKKAEELILKIIGQTKALGSNTLDLGSKGVRQIPSELLELSQLEYLYLEGNELCSLPDDFFDKLPNLVWLDIRRNGLLRLPSVYTGRHQNLRNLLLEGNNLRSLPLELGLIKSLNGLNISGNPIEFPPGEIIEKGTNEILKFLREMLLAKSQGRLTTSLNGGTGENGEDSSSSSEDWQDERDLRDWAKIQHRSLSMEDNKSTTTKSSEFGLIPHSAELHRPVSYTEIKQEKTDKIIKAGAMGTVESFHCLNERNKVRTHFPTIRVSISRRNHQSGDYSFHQGHKKHEEQNPILPLIEIKITKKRLTKPYVPDHTRRQSANNSVLSWKVNPYPEPPPADYVHFKMNEERQLAKVKDFKEKTDAILQRRKDENVLKEWRHETKIKQQKRQIEIMRSGKKDYTDPVEKAPFDIDENHIKVMSNEERIKQDVKTAHERLRRQLSPASRQKVEEEKAARIKELEKKIKLHTSSMHARRKQQKGTPQEEMEAARRDLEIVKNLQKDLLKRYQELKAWTTDGDFENTPTRIRVVIPRLYYFPEY; this is encoded by the exons ATGATGCATATAAAACAGCAGTTCGAAGACAGATACGTAGATGACAATGAGGAGGATGAGTCTGGTTCGGAAGAATCAGAATCAAGCGAAATCGAAAGACTTGACACTGCAACTCCAGTCGAATCCTACGACAATGTACCTACAGAAACGCCCACTGAAAGAGGAATAGCAAAAACAAAAAAGGCCGAAGAATTAATTTTAAAGATTATCGGTCAAACTAAAGCCCTAGGCTCAAACACTTTAGATCTAGGATCAAAGGGTGTACGACAAATACCCAGTGAACTCTTAGAATTATCTCAATTAGAG TACCTGTATTTGGAAGGGAATGAGTTATGCAGTCTGCCTGATGATTTCTTTGATAAACTTCCTAACCTTGTGTGGTTGGACATAAGAAGAAATGGATTGCTACGTTTACCAAGTGTTTACACTGGAAGACATCAAAATCTTAGAAATCTTCTGCTGGAAGGAAATAATTTACGTAGTTTGCCATTAGAATTGG gTTTAATCAAATCATTAAATGGACTGAACATCAGCGGCAATCCAATAGAATTTCCTCCAGGGGAGATAATAGAGAAGGGAACCAATGAAATTCTCAAATTTCTTAGAGAAATGCTTCTTGCCAAGTCACAGGGGCGTCTCACAACTAGTCTAAATGGGGGTACAG GAGAAAATGGGGAGGATAGTAGTAGTAGCTCAGAGGACTGGCAGGATGAAAGAGATTTACGAGACTGGGCTAAGATACAACATAGATCTTTGTCAATGGAGGATAATAAAAGTACTACAACAAAATCTTCAGAATTTGGACTGATACCTCATTCTGCAGAGCTACATAGACCAGTTAGttatacagaaataaaacaagaaaaaactgataaaataataaaagcaGGTGCCATGGGAACAGTAGAAAG CTTTCACTGCCTCAATGAAAGAAACAAAGTAAGGACTCACTTTCCAACCATCCGTGTTAGTATCTCGCGCCGAAATCATCAGAGTGGTGACTACAG CTTCCACCAGGGTCATAAAAAACATGAGGAACAAAATCCGATTCTTCCTCTAATTGAAATAAAGATCACCAAGAAAAGACTTACAAAGCCATATGTTCCAGACCACACAAG ACGACAGTCCGCCAATAACAGTGTTTTATCATGGAAAGTTAATCCCTATCCAGAGCCCCCTCCAGCAgattatgttcattttaaaatgaatgaaGAAAGACAGCTTGCCAAGGTCaaagattttaaagaaaaaacagatgCCATATTGCAGAGAAGAAA AGATGAAAATGTTCTGAAAGAATGGAgacatgaaacaaaaataaaacaacagaaacGTCAAATTGAGATCATGAGATCAGGGAAAAAAG ACTATACAGATCCTGTAGAAAAGGCACCATTTGATATTGACGAGAATCATATTAAAGTAATGTCCAATGAAGAAAGGATTAAG caAGATGTAAAGACTGCCCATGAAAGGTTAAGACGGCAATTGTCTCCAGCAAGCAGACAGAAAGTAGAGGAAGAAAA AGCTGCAAGAATAAAAGAGTTAGAAAAGAAGATAAAACTACATACATCATCGATGCATGCTAGGAGGAAACAACAGAAGGGTACACCTCAGGAGGAAATGGAAGCTGCCAGGAGAGATTTGGAAATT GTGAAAAATCTTCAAAAAGATTTGCTGAAACGGTATCAGGAACTGAAGGCCTGGACTACAG ATGGTGATTTTGAGAACACCCCTACTCGAATTCGAGTGGTTATTCCAAGACTATATTATTTCCCTGAGTATTAA
- the LOC143073323 gene encoding leucine-rich repeat-containing protein 27-like isoform X3 has product MMHIKQQFEDRYVDDNEEDESGSEESESSEIERLDTATPVESYDNVPTETPTERGIAKTKKAEELILKIIGQTKALGSNTLDLGSKGVRQIPSELLELSQLEYLYLEGNELCSLPDDFFDKLPNLVWLDIRRNGLLRLPSVYTGRHQNLRNLLLEGNNLRSLPLELGLIKSLNGLNISGNPIEFPPGEIIEKGTNEILKFLREMLLAKSQGRLTTSLNGGTGENGEDSSSSSEDWQDERDLRDWAKIQHRSLSMEDNKSTTTKSSEFGLIPHSAELHRPVSYTEIKQEKTDKIIKAGAMGTVESFHCLNERNKVRTHFPTIRVSISRRNHQSGDYSFHQGHKKHEEQNPILPLIEIKITKKRLTKPYVPDHTRRQSANNSVLSWKVNPYPEPPPADYVHFKMNEERQLAKVKDFKEKTDAILQRRKDENVLKEWRHETKIKQQKRQIEIMRSGKKDYTDPVEKAPFDIDENHIKVMSNEERIKQDVKTAHERLRRQLSPASRQKVEEEKAARIKELEKKIKLHTSSMHARRKQQKGTPQEEMEAARRDLEIVKNLQKDLLKRYQELKAWTTDKKEENLALLLKISTRS; this is encoded by the exons ATGATGCATATAAAACAGCAGTTCGAAGACAGATACGTAGATGACAATGAGGAGGATGAGTCTGGTTCGGAAGAATCAGAATCAAGCGAAATCGAAAGACTTGACACTGCAACTCCAGTCGAATCCTACGACAATGTACCTACAGAAACGCCCACTGAAAGAGGAATAGCAAAAACAAAAAAGGCCGAAGAATTAATTTTAAAGATTATCGGTCAAACTAAAGCCCTAGGCTCAAACACTTTAGATCTAGGATCAAAGGGTGTACGACAAATACCCAGTGAACTCTTAGAATTATCTCAATTAGAG TACCTGTATTTGGAAGGGAATGAGTTATGCAGTCTGCCTGATGATTTCTTTGATAAACTTCCTAACCTTGTGTGGTTGGACATAAGAAGAAATGGATTGCTACGTTTACCAAGTGTTTACACTGGAAGACATCAAAATCTTAGAAATCTTCTGCTGGAAGGAAATAATTTACGTAGTTTGCCATTAGAATTGG gTTTAATCAAATCATTAAATGGACTGAACATCAGCGGCAATCCAATAGAATTTCCTCCAGGGGAGATAATAGAGAAGGGAACCAATGAAATTCTCAAATTTCTTAGAGAAATGCTTCTTGCCAAGTCACAGGGGCGTCTCACAACTAGTCTAAATGGGGGTACAG GAGAAAATGGGGAGGATAGTAGTAGTAGCTCAGAGGACTGGCAGGATGAAAGAGATTTACGAGACTGGGCTAAGATACAACATAGATCTTTGTCAATGGAGGATAATAAAAGTACTACAACAAAATCTTCAGAATTTGGACTGATACCTCATTCTGCAGAGCTACATAGACCAGTTAGttatacagaaataaaacaagaaaaaactgataaaataataaaagcaGGTGCCATGGGAACAGTAGAAAG CTTTCACTGCCTCAATGAAAGAAACAAAGTAAGGACTCACTTTCCAACCATCCGTGTTAGTATCTCGCGCCGAAATCATCAGAGTGGTGACTACAG CTTCCACCAGGGTCATAAAAAACATGAGGAACAAAATCCGATTCTTCCTCTAATTGAAATAAAGATCACCAAGAAAAGACTTACAAAGCCATATGTTCCAGACCACACAAG ACGACAGTCCGCCAATAACAGTGTTTTATCATGGAAAGTTAATCCCTATCCAGAGCCCCCTCCAGCAgattatgttcattttaaaatgaatgaaGAAAGACAGCTTGCCAAGGTCaaagattttaaagaaaaaacagatgCCATATTGCAGAGAAGAAA AGATGAAAATGTTCTGAAAGAATGGAgacatgaaacaaaaataaaacaacagaaacGTCAAATTGAGATCATGAGATCAGGGAAAAAAG ACTATACAGATCCTGTAGAAAAGGCACCATTTGATATTGACGAGAATCATATTAAAGTAATGTCCAATGAAGAAAGGATTAAG caAGATGTAAAGACTGCCCATGAAAGGTTAAGACGGCAATTGTCTCCAGCAAGCAGACAGAAAGTAGAGGAAGAAAA AGCTGCAAGAATAAAAGAGTTAGAAAAGAAGATAAAACTACATACATCATCGATGCATGCTAGGAGGAAACAACAGAAGGGTACACCTCAGGAGGAAATGGAAGCTGCCAGGAGAGATTTGGAAATT GTGAAAAATCTTCAAAAAGATTTGCTGAAACGGTATCAGGAACTGAAGGCCTGGACTACAG ATAAAAAAGAGGAAAATCTTGCCCTATT GCTGAAGATCTCCACAAGGAGTTAA
- the LOC143073323 gene encoding uncharacterized protein LOC143073323 isoform X7: protein MMHIKQQFEDRYVDDNEEDESGSEESESSEIERLDTATPVESYDNVPTETPTERGIAKTKKAEELILKIIGQTKALGSNTLDLGSKGVRQIPSELLELSQLEYLYLEGNELCSLPDDFFDKLPNLVWLDIRRNGLLRLPSVYTGRHQNLRNLLLEGNNLRSLPLELGLIKSLNGLNISGNPIEFPPGEIIEKGTNEILKFLREMLLAKSQGRLTTSLNGGTGENGEDSSSSSEDWQDERDLRDWAKIQHRSLSMEDNKSTTTKSSEFGLIPHSAELHRPVSYTEIKQEKTDKIIKAGAMGTVERLNTLTQSVDRGLISNRRNDSSRYLLTRQSTFTSRQNTVRRQSANNSVLSWKVNPYPEPPPADYVHFKMNEERQLAKVKDFKEKTDAILQRRKDENVLKEWRHETKIKQQKRQIEIMRSGKKDYTDPVEKAPFDIDENHIKVMSNEERIKQDVKTAHERLRRQLSPASRQKVEEEKAARIKELEKKIKLHTSSMHARRKQQKGTPQEEMEAARRDLEIVKNLQKDLLKRYQELKAWTTDGDFENTPTRIRVVIPRLYYFPEY, encoded by the exons ATGATGCATATAAAACAGCAGTTCGAAGACAGATACGTAGATGACAATGAGGAGGATGAGTCTGGTTCGGAAGAATCAGAATCAAGCGAAATCGAAAGACTTGACACTGCAACTCCAGTCGAATCCTACGACAATGTACCTACAGAAACGCCCACTGAAAGAGGAATAGCAAAAACAAAAAAGGCCGAAGAATTAATTTTAAAGATTATCGGTCAAACTAAAGCCCTAGGCTCAAACACTTTAGATCTAGGATCAAAGGGTGTACGACAAATACCCAGTGAACTCTTAGAATTATCTCAATTAGAG TACCTGTATTTGGAAGGGAATGAGTTATGCAGTCTGCCTGATGATTTCTTTGATAAACTTCCTAACCTTGTGTGGTTGGACATAAGAAGAAATGGATTGCTACGTTTACCAAGTGTTTACACTGGAAGACATCAAAATCTTAGAAATCTTCTGCTGGAAGGAAATAATTTACGTAGTTTGCCATTAGAATTGG gTTTAATCAAATCATTAAATGGACTGAACATCAGCGGCAATCCAATAGAATTTCCTCCAGGGGAGATAATAGAGAAGGGAACCAATGAAATTCTCAAATTTCTTAGAGAAATGCTTCTTGCCAAGTCACAGGGGCGTCTCACAACTAGTCTAAATGGGGGTACAG GAGAAAATGGGGAGGATAGTAGTAGTAGCTCAGAGGACTGGCAGGATGAAAGAGATTTACGAGACTGGGCTAAGATACAACATAGATCTTTGTCAATGGAGGATAATAAAAGTACTACAACAAAATCTTCAGAATTTGGACTGATACCTCATTCTGCAGAGCTACATAGACCAGTTAGttatacagaaataaaacaagaaaaaactgataaaataataaaagcaGGTGCCATGGGAACAGTAGAAAG ACTTAATACGTTAACACAAAGTGTAGATAG GGGTCTTATTTCCAACAGAAGAAATGATTCTAGTAGGTACTTACTCACAAGGCAGAGTACATTTACTAgtagacaaaacactgtcag ACGACAGTCCGCCAATAACAGTGTTTTATCATGGAAAGTTAATCCCTATCCAGAGCCCCCTCCAGCAgattatgttcattttaaaatgaatgaaGAAAGACAGCTTGCCAAGGTCaaagattttaaagaaaaaacagatgCCATATTGCAGAGAAGAAA AGATGAAAATGTTCTGAAAGAATGGAgacatgaaacaaaaataaaacaacagaaacGTCAAATTGAGATCATGAGATCAGGGAAAAAAG ACTATACAGATCCTGTAGAAAAGGCACCATTTGATATTGACGAGAATCATATTAAAGTAATGTCCAATGAAGAAAGGATTAAG caAGATGTAAAGACTGCCCATGAAAGGTTAAGACGGCAATTGTCTCCAGCAAGCAGACAGAAAGTAGAGGAAGAAAA AGCTGCAAGAATAAAAGAGTTAGAAAAGAAGATAAAACTACATACATCATCGATGCATGCTAGGAGGAAACAACAGAAGGGTACACCTCAGGAGGAAATGGAAGCTGCCAGGAGAGATTTGGAAATT GTGAAAAATCTTCAAAAAGATTTGCTGAAACGGTATCAGGAACTGAAGGCCTGGACTACAG ATGGTGATTTTGAGAACACCCCTACTCGAATTCGAGTGGTTATTCCAAGACTATATTATTTCCCTGAGTATTAA